A part of Ignavibacteriales bacterium genomic DNA contains:
- a CDS encoding triose-phosphate isomerase: MRKKVIAGNWKMNNDLQASEKLIVELKNLLKNSKANCEVIICPAFTSLSEASKLIEGSAIKLGAQNIHFEDSGAFTGEVSSSMLKSVGCGFVIIGHSERRHIFGETDDMINKKIKKALSAGLNPIFCIGELLEERERGITNDVIKRQVLNGLNGISVEQMKNVIIAYEPVWAIGTGKTATPLQAQEVHSFVRSLILDKFGKTTAENIVIQYGGSVKPDNAKELLSQNDIDGALVGGACLKADSFMGIILSA, from the coding sequence ATGCGTAAAAAAGTAATTGCCGGCAATTGGAAAATGAACAATGACCTTCAAGCTTCTGAAAAGTTGATCGTCGAATTAAAAAATCTTTTAAAAAATAGTAAAGCTAATTGTGAAGTTATTATCTGTCCCGCTTTCACTTCATTGTCAGAAGCATCAAAGCTGATCGAGGGAAGTGCGATAAAATTGGGCGCACAAAACATTCACTTTGAAGACAGCGGTGCTTTTACCGGCGAAGTTTCTTCCTCGATGTTAAAATCTGTTGGATGCGGGTTTGTAATTATCGGGCATTCCGAGCGACGGCATATTTTCGGCGAAACAGATGATATGATTAATAAGAAAATTAAAAAGGCTTTATCGGCAGGACTGAACCCTATTTTTTGCATCGGAGAATTATTGGAAGAACGAGAACGCGGAATTACGAACGATGTTATCAAAAGACAAGTCTTAAATGGCTTGAATGGAATTTCGGTTGAACAAATGAAAAATGTTATCATAGCCTACGAACCTGTTTGGGCAATTGGCACCGGAAAAACAGCCACACCCTTACAAGCACAGGAGGTACATTCGTTTGTAAGAAGTTTAATCTTGGATAAATTTGGAAAGACCACTGCTGAAAATATCGTAATTCAATATGGCGGAAGCGTAAAACCGGATAACGCTAAGGAATTGCTCTCACAAAATGACATTGACGGTGCACTTGTCGGCGGCGCTTGTTTGAAAGCAGATTCTTTTATGGGAATTATATTATCGGCTTAA
- the smc gene encoding chromosome segregation protein SMC, translated as MYLSKLEIFGFKSFANKTVVDFNSGVTSIVGPNGCGKTNIVDAIRWALGEQRSGALRSDKMENVIFNGTSNKKPMGMSEVSLTIENTKGILPSEYSEITITRRIFRSGESEYLLNKNICRLKDITNLFMDTGIGANAYSVIELKMVETILSSKADERRILFEEAAGVNKYKLRRRLALRKLDEVKSDLTRVNDIVSEVEKKVNSLERQAKRADKHNKLSTTLRELELDLAEREFALFHFQKDEFKNLKEENFKKKLLSESELARLDSELQLIKNSLNETELLLKEKRSSIENQTESIFLIQKDISVDEEKKNLLEKNILRYQQELDELSLKQKEAELFLNNSDKLIDEHSSQIILMEAQKKASEEKVNQIKIELDEKRNYLKSRSEIILNNFREISSKENELSNHEKNLKEKNDQINNLNSKILSLTNNVAKSVGFLEDLEVEKQQAEKNFAEAEAFYLHKQNEKEQLEKNLNELKNRELDSRSTLNGIKERIKFIQSLISKLEGVSKGARALLDYSGWAAGDKALLANVGSSNEHYRFAVEAALKNNLNNILIETIEDLRNGIAYLKENGIGKVSFILNRLENPSKSLLDNLFSFLKNRRKKKLEKENGFLGWAYTFIKTEDKWKKVFQKNLSDTAVVDSLENAFKFSEKYPLFKFTTLTGDFIDQNGVVEAGSTPLEDDSMFGRQQLLEGLLNELPERELAINNLKNEITTIENQISAIDLRVLSEKGRLLMNEISNIEKQITQFEFEKKKADDEIESARKTIQLLADESNRIDTKKENLNHELQKILQQKKEADIELENLENDFASVDILYNTALNLYNQNGIQLERMLGEKRNTENSVKRANENLETIIDSIKKRENDINSAIEEKKQVVKNLDQNGVNLIELEKVKDILLEEEKNIDTNYNEIKKQITEIENQLRTLRQQREILSNEIHSADLHVQELDIKISNLLTSIQEDYSLTISKKAFDDLENFDFKSRTEEVHNLKQQMKNLGPINLLAYSEYEEEKQRFDFLSKQRLDLIESEKDVLETISEINTSAQQLFSETFEKIRANFTNIFRGLFNPGDEADLRLEENADPLEAKIEIVAKPKGKRPTSIELLSGGEKTLTAIALLFAIYLVKPSPFCILDEIDAPLDDANIDRFTKIIKDFSNDTQFIVVTHNKRTMEAAQTLYGVTMQEEGISKLVSVRFNDDFNIAS; from the coding sequence TTGTATTTATCAAAGTTAGAAATATTTGGATTTAAATCTTTTGCAAATAAGACTGTGGTTGATTTCAACAGCGGCGTCACTTCAATTGTAGGACCAAATGGGTGTGGTAAAACCAATATAGTTGACGCAATTAGGTGGGCGCTTGGCGAGCAGAGAAGTGGTGCTTTGCGCAGCGATAAGATGGAAAATGTGATCTTCAATGGAACGAGTAATAAAAAGCCGATGGGCATGTCGGAGGTTTCGCTTACTATTGAAAACACAAAAGGAATTTTACCGTCTGAATATTCCGAAATAACTATTACACGTAGAATTTTTCGATCCGGCGAAAGCGAATATCTTCTTAACAAAAATATTTGCCGCTTAAAAGACATCACCAATCTTTTTATGGATACGGGAATTGGCGCAAATGCTTACTCAGTTATCGAGCTTAAAATGGTTGAAACAATATTAAGCAGTAAAGCTGATGAGCGGCGTATTCTGTTTGAAGAAGCTGCGGGCGTAAATAAATATAAACTTCGCCGGAGATTGGCTCTTCGCAAACTTGATGAAGTTAAATCTGACTTAACCCGTGTAAATGATATTGTTTCAGAAGTTGAGAAAAAAGTAAATTCCCTTGAACGACAAGCCAAGCGTGCAGATAAGCATAATAAACTTTCTACAACTTTGCGCGAATTGGAATTGGATCTTGCTGAAAGAGAATTTGCATTATTTCATTTTCAAAAAGATGAATTTAAAAATCTGAAAGAAGAAAATTTTAAAAAGAAATTACTATCCGAATCAGAACTTGCTCGCCTTGACTCAGAACTTCAACTAATCAAAAATTCTTTAAATGAAACTGAATTGCTTCTGAAAGAAAAACGTTCGTCAATTGAAAACCAAACTGAAAGCATTTTCTTAATTCAAAAAGATATTTCCGTAGATGAGGAAAAGAAAAACCTGCTTGAAAAAAATATTCTGCGTTATCAGCAGGAATTAGACGAGCTTAGCTTGAAACAAAAAGAAGCAGAATTGTTCCTTAACAATTCCGACAAACTAATAGATGAGCATTCTTCGCAGATAATCCTGATGGAAGCTCAAAAAAAAGCATCCGAAGAAAAAGTAAACCAGATAAAAATTGAACTTGATGAAAAAAGAAATTACCTGAAGAGCCGTTCAGAAATTATTCTGAATAATTTCAGGGAAATATCCTCTAAAGAGAATGAATTGTCTAATCATGAAAAAAATCTTAAAGAAAAAAATGATCAGATAAACAATCTCAATTCCAAAATCCTTTCATTAACAAATAACGTGGCAAAGTCCGTTGGATTTCTTGAAGACCTTGAAGTTGAAAAACAACAAGCCGAAAAGAATTTTGCAGAAGCCGAGGCATTTTATCTTCATAAACAGAACGAAAAGGAACAGCTCGAAAAGAATCTGAATGAATTAAAAAACCGCGAGCTTGACAGCCGAAGCACATTAAACGGAATAAAGGAAAGAATTAAATTCATACAAAGCTTAATTAGTAAATTGGAGGGTGTATCTAAAGGAGCTCGTGCATTGCTTGATTATTCGGGCTGGGCTGCAGGAGATAAGGCTTTGCTTGCTAATGTTGGTTCCTCCAATGAGCATTACCGCTTTGCTGTTGAAGCCGCTTTAAAGAATAATCTGAATAATATTCTTATTGAAACCATTGAAGACCTTCGGAACGGAATTGCTTACCTGAAAGAAAACGGAATAGGTAAAGTTTCTTTTATTTTGAATAGATTAGAAAATCCGTCCAAGAGTTTACTCGACAATTTATTTTCTTTTCTTAAAAATAGAAGAAAGAAAAAATTAGAAAAAGAAAACGGCTTCTTAGGCTGGGCATACACTTTCATAAAAACCGAAGACAAATGGAAAAAGGTTTTTCAAAAAAATCTCTCCGACACTGCAGTTGTTGATTCTCTTGAAAATGCTTTTAAATTTTCCGAAAAATATCCTCTCTTCAAATTCACTACATTAACCGGCGATTTTATTGATCAAAACGGCGTGGTCGAAGCAGGCTCAACTCCGCTCGAAGATGATTCGATGTTCGGCAGGCAGCAGCTCCTCGAAGGTTTATTAAATGAACTTCCGGAACGTGAACTGGCAATCAACAATCTAAAGAACGAAATAACAACAATCGAAAATCAAATTTCTGCAATTGATCTTCGCGTACTTTCGGAAAAAGGCAGATTGTTGATGAATGAAATTTCAAACATTGAAAAGCAGATTACGCAATTTGAATTTGAAAAGAAAAAAGCTGATGATGAAATTGAATCTGCACGTAAAACAATCCAGTTGTTGGCAGATGAATCAAATAGGATTGACACCAAAAAAGAAAACCTGAATCACGAACTGCAAAAAATCCTTCAACAGAAAAAAGAAGCTGATATCGAACTTGAAAATCTGGAAAATGATTTTGCTTCCGTTGATATTTTGTACAACACTGCTCTCAATCTCTATAACCAAAACGGCATTCAATTGGAAAGGATGCTCGGTGAAAAACGAAATACGGAAAATTCAGTCAAAAGAGCTAATGAAAATCTCGAAACAATAATTGATTCAATTAAAAAAAGAGAAAATGATATTAACTCTGCCATCGAAGAAAAAAAACAGGTTGTTAAAAATCTTGATCAAAATGGTGTTAATCTGATTGAACTCGAAAAAGTAAAGGATATTCTTCTTGAAGAAGAGAAAAATATAGACACAAACTATAACGAAATTAAAAAACAAATAACCGAAATTGAAAATCAATTACGCACTTTAAGGCAGCAGCGGGAAATTCTGTCAAACGAAATCCATTCTGCCGATCTGCACGTGCAGGAACTTGATATAAAAATTTCTAACCTTCTCACTTCGATTCAAGAAGATTACTCACTCACGATTAGTAAAAAAGCATTTGATGATTTGGAAAATTTTGATTTTAAAAGCAGAACCGAAGAAGTACATAATTTAAAGCAGCAGATGAAAAATCTGGGACCCATAAATCTACTTGCATATTCAGAGTATGAAGAAGAAAAACAGCGGTTTGATTTCCTGAGCAAGCAAAGACTTGATCTTATTGAATCAGAAAAAGATGTGCTTGAAACAATCAGTGAAATCAATACATCAGCCCAGCAGCTTTTCAGTGAAACATTTGAAAAAATAAGAGCAAATTTTACGAACATATTTCGGGGCTTATTTAATCCGGGTGACGAAGCAGACTTGCGGCTTGAAGAAAACGCTGACCCGCTCGAAGCAAAAATTGAAATTGTTGCAAAACCAAAAGGCAAAAGACCAACTTCTATAGAATTACTTTCGGGCGGCGAAAAAACACTTACAGCGATTGCATTACTTTTTGCTATTTATCTCGTAAAGCCAAGCCCGTTCTGTATTCTTGATGAAATAGATGCTCCGCTTGATGATGCTAATATTGATCGCTTTACAAAAATTATAAAAGACTTTAGCAATGACACACAATTTATTGTAGTCACTCACAATAAAAGAACAATGGAAGCAGCTCAAACTCTTTACGGCGTTACAATGCAGGAAGAGGGAATTTCAAAACTTGTGAGCGTAAGATTTAATGATGACTTCAACATTGCCAGTTAA
- a CDS encoding SPASM domain-containing protein: protein MNSFFFNTYLSLWQRIPIGIQHKISHWLEHSFNANTLTPNLPKAAIIDPINICNLDCPLCASKNQNYEKGKMSFDTFKMVLDKIPSLRVVILFNWGEPLLHHEIFNIIRESVKRNIYTITHTNFSFKQKEDFFEELVKSGLHQLVISADGASQETYEKYRVKGNFDWVKRNMELVVSAKKKLKKRDPKIVWKFLVNRYNEHEIDYAKQLAKQIGVELLFDKMGLADDIPDLAFAGTLEERMKEWLPQNQNFILDYYKNGNKLPLNDEACNQLFKSTVINPDGKITPCCWVTSKENIWGDLTKETFEEIWHNEKYQYSRSLFNKINYEGKIDQTVCTKCEIYQRLR, encoded by the coding sequence ATGAATTCTTTCTTTTTTAACACATATCTCTCTTTGTGGCAGAGAATACCAATCGGCATTCAGCATAAGATTTCGCATTGGCTGGAGCATTCGTTCAACGCCAACACACTTACCCCCAACCTTCCCAAAGCTGCTATAATTGATCCGATAAATATCTGCAATCTTGATTGTCCGTTGTGTGCATCAAAGAATCAGAATTATGAAAAAGGGAAAATGTCTTTCGATACTTTTAAAATGGTGCTTGATAAAATTCCCTCTCTTCGTGTTGTTATACTTTTCAATTGGGGTGAGCCGCTTCTGCATCACGAAATATTCAACATCATTCGCGAATCTGTTAAACGAAATATTTACACAATCACTCACACAAATTTCAGCTTCAAACAAAAAGAGGATTTTTTTGAGGAGCTTGTCAAGTCGGGATTGCATCAACTTGTAATCTCTGCAGACGGCGCCTCGCAAGAGACTTATGAAAAGTACAGGGTGAAGGGAAACTTCGATTGGGTGAAACGAAATATGGAATTAGTTGTTTCAGCTAAAAAGAAATTAAAAAAACGCGATCCTAAAATCGTATGGAAATTTTTAGTCAACCGTTACAACGAGCACGAAATAGATTACGCAAAACAGCTTGCAAAGCAAATAGGAGTTGAACTTCTTTTTGATAAAATGGGACTGGCGGATGACATCCCCGATCTTGCTTTCGCGGGAACTCTTGAAGAACGAATGAAAGAGTGGCTGCCGCAAAATCAAAATTTTATTTTAGATTATTATAAAAACGGAAACAAACTTCCGTTAAACGATGAAGCCTGCAATCAGCTATTCAAATCAACTGTAATAAATCCGGATGGCAAAATCACCCCCTGCTGCTGGGTAACAAGCAAAGAAAATATTTGGGGTGATTTAACCAAAGAAACATTTGAAGAAATCTGGCACAACGAAAAATATCAATACTCAAGAAGTTTATTCAATAAAATTAATTATGAAGGAAAGATTGATCAAACTGTCTGCACAAAATGCGAAATCTATCAAAGACTGAGATAG
- a CDS encoding MFS transporter produces MKTKISRPVLILGMVSLFTDVASEMLYPITPIFLTAVLGSSMAVVGIIEGIAEITAGLLKGYFGNLSDKIGKRSVFVLIGYGISALAKPLPGILQSVPIVLASRVGDRIGKGIRTAPRDALLGSYSNGNSGAVFGFHRAMDTLGAAIGPLAALALLNFFPENFQLIFLIAFVPSVIAVGFTFFVKDKPISVKSKTHFNYFEFWKSSPKHYKTLLILITTFSLVNSSDVFLILKSKDISHSSSLAIFGYVFYNIIYAAASYPLGGLADKYGKKKIFTFGLLIFSFVYLGFAFIDNINIVWLLFALYGIYAASTEGISKAWVSDIIPDEQRGTAIGLLTMLSSFAIMLGSFATGVLWDQFGSRVPFTLSAIISFVVMIFLVRVKVSND; encoded by the coding sequence ATGAAAACAAAAATATCCCGTCCTGTTTTAATCCTCGGAATGGTAAGCCTGTTTACCGACGTTGCCAGCGAGATGCTTTATCCAATCACTCCAATTTTTTTAACTGCCGTGCTTGGCTCATCAATGGCAGTTGTAGGAATAATCGAAGGCATCGCTGAAATAACAGCAGGTCTTTTGAAAGGATATTTCGGAAATCTCTCCGATAAAATCGGTAAGCGCTCGGTATTTGTATTAATCGGGTATGGAATTTCGGCATTGGCAAAACCGCTTCCGGGAATTTTGCAATCAGTTCCAATTGTGCTTGCCTCAAGGGTGGGTGATCGAATCGGCAAGGGAATCCGCACAGCACCGCGCGATGCTTTGCTCGGAAGTTACAGTAATGGAAACTCGGGTGCAGTCTTTGGATTTCACCGCGCAATGGATACACTGGGGGCGGCTATCGGTCCTTTGGCAGCACTGGCACTGCTGAATTTCTTCCCCGAAAATTTCCAGTTGATATTTTTAATTGCATTCGTGCCTTCTGTTATTGCCGTTGGATTTACTTTTTTTGTAAAGGATAAACCGATTTCGGTAAAATCAAAAACTCATTTTAATTATTTTGAATTCTGGAAAAGCTCACCAAAGCATTACAAAACACTATTGATTTTAATTACGACGTTCTCGCTTGTAAACAGCAGCGATGTTTTTCTGATATTAAAATCGAAAGATATTTCTCATTCAAGTTCGCTTGCGATATTCGGATATGTTTTTTACAATATTATTTATGCTGCTGCCTCCTACCCCCTTGGCGGACTTGCAGATAAATACGGCAAGAAAAAAATCTTTACATTCGGACTGCTAATTTTTTCCTTTGTCTATTTAGGATTTGCTTTTATTGATAATATAAATATTGTCTGGCTGCTTTTTGCGCTCTATGGAATTTACGCCGCATCAACCGAAGGAATTTCCAAAGCGTGGGTCTCCGATATTATTCCCGATGAACAGCGCGGGACTGCAATTGGATTGCTGACAATGTTGTCAAGTTTTGCAATTATGCTCGGCTCATTTGCAACCGGCGTTTTGTGGGATCAATTCGGATCGCGGGTGCCATTTACTTTATCGGCAATAATAAGTTTTGTAGTTATGATTTTTCTGGTGCGTGTAAAAGTTTCTAATGATTAA